A window from Sphingobacterium hotanense encodes these proteins:
- a CDS encoding alpha/beta fold hydrolase, whose product MRLYLTYLFLLLSNVLYGQKTDSVRYEQYKKDKLHYLEYESKHRGFVKGKHTTLSYLHWGTKSENTLIWLHGSLLDAYDFEPFAKDLVEIGYHVISVDHYGHGKTGFPDRDLDFEDFADDLSVLLDSFSVEKAVIGGFSRGAYLATSFYNCYPNRVKGLVLEDGGSAKFYGHFYKQHRQEQEKILSAFNVPEDTRELYFGERNTEFEQYEQLYDSSGSVSQFQLLALIKKKGTQYVTYQGLDSYYQLKDSLQAANALQFPECISKYGRSIVLQEPLEIYQHLAVPLLILEATKQPDPFPQDEENAMLKKRHPQWVTHLKFPNASHNIHYECSKEFMSALLPFLSEFIKR is encoded by the coding sequence ATGCGTCTATATCTAACTTATCTTTTCCTGCTACTTTCGAATGTGCTGTATGGTCAAAAGACTGATTCGGTACGCTATGAGCAGTATAAGAAGGATAAGTTGCATTATCTTGAGTATGAAAGTAAGCATCGGGGATTCGTTAAAGGGAAACATACAACCCTGTCCTATCTTCATTGGGGAACAAAATCCGAGAATACCCTTATTTGGCTACATGGCAGTCTATTGGATGCATATGATTTCGAACCTTTTGCAAAGGATTTGGTGGAGATCGGCTACCATGTTATTTCTGTTGATCATTATGGGCATGGGAAAACTGGGTTTCCAGACAGGGATCTAGACTTTGAAGACTTTGCAGATGATCTGTCGGTATTGTTAGACAGTTTTTCCGTTGAAAAGGCTGTCATTGGAGGTTTTTCACGAGGGGCTTATCTTGCGACTAGTTTTTATAACTGTTACCCCAATCGTGTAAAAGGACTCGTTTTGGAGGATGGGGGATCCGCGAAGTTCTATGGACATTTCTATAAGCAGCATCGACAAGAGCAAGAAAAGATTTTAAGCGCTTTCAATGTCCCTGAAGATACGAGAGAATTGTATTTTGGTGAAAGGAATACGGAATTTGAACAGTATGAACAGTTGTATGACTCTAGCGGCTCAGTATCGCAATTCCAACTCCTCGCATTGATCAAGAAAAAGGGCACTCAGTACGTTACTTATCAGGGTTTGGATTCTTATTACCAATTAAAAGATTCCCTACAGGCTGCGAACGCTTTGCAGTTTCCAGAATGCATCTCTAAATACGGGAGATCAATCGTTCTTCAAGAACCTTTAGAAATATATCAGCATCTAGCCGTTCCGCTTTTAATACTGGAAGCGACCAAACAACCCGATCCTTTTCCGCAGGACGAAGAAAATGCGATGCTGAAAAAGCGGCATCCACAATGGGTGACTCACCTAAAGTTTCCCAATGCTTCACACAATATTCATTATGAATGTAGCAAAGAATTTATGTCGGCTCTGTTGCCCTTTCTTTCGGAATTTATTAAGCGATGA
- a CDS encoding pirin family protein, giving the protein MKVKNISKIEGRLPIRDPYIMGAYHFDKYPEGNGKFGPKVSLAGRNIGSDFDNKNEWRMYHGENIPGFPHHPHRGFEIITIIPEGYADHFDSKGSKGRYGQGDVQLMSAGSGVLHAEMFPLIHEDKPNPLRLFQIWLNLPGKNKLTDPNYKMLWAEKIPTAVVEQGDGKKVTVKVILGEYAGTKDSGALTHSWAADPNNHVGVALVDMDPNTEFVLPAVSSTMNRFVLFYDGAGTIEVDTYKMKSNHLADLDGGEEIIIKNGDNRAQFLILEGEPINEPVAAYGPFVMNTQQELQDAFREYQVTEFGGWPWGDKETDLVNPKDAGRFASYNFGKEMDKPTV; this is encoded by the coding sequence ATGAAAGTAAAAAATATCAGCAAAATCGAAGGTAGATTACCAATACGTGATCCATATATCATGGGCGCTTATCACTTTGATAAATACCCAGAGGGTAACGGAAAATTTGGACCGAAGGTTTCCTTGGCAGGTCGTAATATTGGAAGCGACTTTGATAATAAAAACGAATGGCGCATGTATCACGGGGAAAATATTCCCGGCTTCCCACATCACCCACACAGGGGATTCGAGATTATTACGATTATCCCAGAGGGCTATGCTGACCACTTTGATTCTAAAGGATCTAAAGGGCGTTATGGACAGGGTGACGTGCAGTTGATGAGTGCGGGCTCGGGCGTACTTCATGCAGAGATGTTCCCATTGATTCATGAGGATAAACCAAACCCTTTGCGTTTGTTTCAGATATGGTTGAATCTTCCGGGTAAAAACAAATTGACCGATCCGAACTATAAGATGCTTTGGGCAGAGAAGATTCCTACGGCTGTTGTTGAACAAGGAGATGGAAAGAAAGTAACTGTTAAGGTTATTTTGGGCGAATATGCCGGAACAAAAGATAGTGGAGCATTGACCCATTCATGGGCGGCAGACCCTAATAACCACGTCGGAGTAGCATTGGTGGATATGGATCCGAATACTGAATTCGTACTTCCGGCAGTATCCAGCACAATGAACAGGTTCGTACTGTTCTACGACGGCGCTGGCACGATCGAAGTAGATACTTATAAAATGAAGAGCAATCACTTAGCAGATTTAGATGGCGGCGAGGAAATCATCATTAAAAATGGCGACAACAGAGCCCAATTCTTGATCTTAGAAGGAGAGCCTATCAATGAGCCGGTAGCAGCATATGGTCCATTCGTTATGAATACACAGCAAGAACTGCAAGATGCATTCCGCGAGTACCAAGTCACCGAATTTGGCGGCTGGCCTTGGGGCGACAAGGAAACTGATCTTGTAAACCCTAAAGACGCCGGAAGATTTGCAAGCTATAACTTCGGAAAGGAAATGGATAAACCTACAGTGTAA
- a CDS encoding ABC transporter permease, translated as MNQFITFIRKEFYHVFRDSKTLLMLFGLPIVQIVLFGFALSNEIRNAKIAIFDQAKDQTSQQIINRFAASRYFSLQNNISSESQIEAVFQEGKIKLLMIIPSSFEEDLMHSRKASIQFIFDASDPNTASTLQGYANAIIMSYQQDLVAGSNIPLQIIPQTRMLYNPELKGAPTFVPGVMALVLMLICVLMTSISIVKEKEQGTMEILLVSPVNPFLLIIAKAVPYLALSLVNLAVILTLSVTLLDMPINGSLFLLIAESTLLIITALALGLLISNSTANQQAAMLIAMMGMLVPTMLFTGFMFPIENMPIPLQIISHFIPSKWYYIIVKSIMIKGLGIAAIWKETLILLGMALIFLFLSFKKFKTRLQ; from the coding sequence ATGAATCAATTTATAACATTCATCCGTAAGGAATTCTATCATGTTTTCCGAGATAGCAAAACTTTACTCATGCTATTCGGATTGCCGATTGTCCAGATTGTTTTGTTTGGATTTGCACTCTCTAACGAGATTAGAAATGCGAAGATTGCCATATTTGATCAAGCGAAAGACCAAACTTCACAACAGATTATCAACCGCTTCGCGGCAAGTCGGTATTTCAGCTTGCAGAACAACATATCCTCAGAATCGCAAATTGAAGCAGTCTTTCAAGAAGGAAAGATCAAACTGTTAATGATCATACCTTCCAGTTTTGAAGAAGATCTAATGCACTCCCGAAAGGCCTCGATACAGTTCATATTTGATGCTTCTGATCCGAATACGGCAAGTACATTGCAAGGATACGCTAATGCTATCATAATGAGTTATCAGCAAGATTTGGTAGCTGGTTCGAATATTCCGCTACAAATTATTCCGCAGACAAGGATGCTCTACAATCCGGAATTGAAAGGTGCTCCCACCTTTGTTCCTGGAGTAATGGCATTGGTTCTCATGCTTATTTGTGTACTGATGACATCGATTTCCATCGTTAAAGAGAAAGAGCAAGGCACAATGGAAATACTGCTCGTGTCGCCAGTAAACCCTTTCCTGCTGATCATCGCGAAGGCTGTCCCCTATCTCGCTCTTTCCCTCGTTAACCTCGCTGTTATCCTCACATTAAGCGTGACATTATTGGATATGCCCATCAATGGCAGTTTGTTCTTGCTGATTGCTGAAAGCACCCTACTGATCATTACGGCCCTTGCGTTGGGGTTGTTGATATCCAATAGCACAGCAAATCAGCAAGCCGCTATGCTGATCGCCATGATGGGTATGCTGGTTCCTACCATGTTGTTCACAGGCTTTATGTTTCCTATCGAAAATATGCCAATTCCATTGCAGATCATCAGTCATTTCATTCCATCAAAATGGTATTATATTATCGTGAAGTCTATTATGATTAAAGGCTTAGGCATCGCAGCGATTTGGAAAGAGACGTTAATTCTACTCGGCATGGCATTGATTTTCTTATTTCTAAGTTTTAAAAAATTCAAAACTCGACTGCAATGA
- a CDS encoding ABC transporter ATP-binding protein, whose amino-acid sequence MSAVILNKIHKTFNKGELTAVDTVSFEVNEGELFGLIGPDGAGKTTVFRILTTLLLPDSGTATVDGMDILEDYKQIRKQVGYMPGKFSLYQDLTVEENLTFFASVFGHKVSDHYDLIKDIYVQIEPFKDRRAGKLSGGMKQKLALCCALIHKPRVLFLDEPTTGVDAVSRKEFWDMLKHLKSQGISILVSTPYMDEANLCERIALMQSGRILSIDTPQGIRNSYPSPLYAVKSDNMIKLIRDLRNCPEVSSCNSFGEYHHITWKENQSLDYPILENYLKKQGHLNLNLKEIEPTIEDCFIRLMQ is encoded by the coding sequence ATGTCTGCTGTAATTCTAAATAAGATCCATAAGACCTTTAATAAGGGAGAATTGACGGCCGTCGATACAGTAAGCTTTGAAGTTAATGAAGGCGAACTCTTTGGATTAATCGGTCCTGACGGCGCTGGGAAGACCACCGTATTCCGAATACTGACCACGCTCTTGCTTCCTGATTCGGGCACAGCGACCGTTGATGGCATGGATATCCTGGAGGATTATAAGCAGATCCGTAAGCAGGTTGGCTATATGCCTGGCAAATTCTCTTTATATCAGGATTTAACGGTTGAAGAGAATCTGACCTTCTTTGCCTCCGTTTTCGGCCATAAAGTATCCGATCATTATGATCTGATAAAAGATATATACGTGCAGATTGAACCGTTTAAAGATCGTCGAGCAGGTAAGCTCTCTGGCGGTATGAAACAGAAGCTAGCACTATGTTGTGCTCTGATTCATAAACCTCGAGTTCTCTTTTTAGACGAGCCAACAACAGGAGTTGATGCTGTTTCTCGCAAAGAGTTCTGGGATATGCTCAAGCATTTAAAATCACAGGGAATCAGCATCTTGGTTTCTACGCCTTACATGGATGAAGCTAATCTTTGCGAACGTATTGCGCTGATGCAAAGCGGAAGAATCCTTTCGATCGATACGCCTCAAGGTATACGAAACTCCTATCCTAGCCCACTATACGCCGTTAAATCAGACAATATGATCAAGCTGATCCGGGATCTTCGTAACTGTCCGGAAGTTAGTTCCTGCAATTCTTTCGGGGAATATCATCATATCACTTGGAAAGAAAATCAAAGCTTAGACTATCCTATTCTTGAAAACTACTTAAAAAAGCAAGGGCATCTTAATCTAAATCTAAAAGAGATCGAGCCAACGATCGAAGATTGTTTTATTCGATTAATGCAGTAA
- a CDS encoding TetR/AcrR family transcriptional regulator has product MAKGRPKKELDSSTESIIKEAARKVFHQKGYAATRTRDIAEEAGLNLALLNYYFKSKEKLFEIITFETLFNFMNTLGIVFQDENSSFEEKIEALATRYIDFLSNEPDIPLFIISAVRNNPENFANKIPIKNMVLQSVFYKQFLEKKERNEISDTNPLQLLLNLMGFIIFPFIAKPIFENVTGTKEKQFQDMMNERKALIPQWVKSMIRP; this is encoded by the coding sequence ATGGCAAAAGGGAGACCGAAGAAAGAATTGGACAGCTCGACAGAAAGTATCATTAAGGAAGCCGCTCGTAAGGTGTTCCATCAGAAAGGCTATGCCGCGACCCGCACGCGCGATATTGCGGAGGAAGCGGGACTTAATTTGGCTTTATTGAATTACTACTTCAAAAGCAAAGAGAAGTTGTTTGAGATCATCACCTTCGAGACGCTCTTTAATTTCATGAACACCTTAGGGATTGTTTTCCAGGATGAGAACAGTAGTTTTGAAGAGAAAATAGAGGCATTGGCGACTCGTTACATTGATTTTCTAAGCAATGAACCAGATATTCCTTTATTCATTATATCAGCCGTTCGAAACAATCCGGAGAACTTCGCCAATAAAATCCCTATCAAAAACATGGTATTGCAGTCAGTATTTTACAAGCAATTCCTAGAGAAAAAGGAGCGAAATGAGATCAGCGATACGAACCCTTTACAGTTATTATTAAACCTAATGGGTTTTATCATCTTCCCTTTCATTGCGAAGCCTATTTTCGAGAATGTCACGGGAACAAAAGAAAAGCAGTTCCAAGATATGATGAATGAAAGAAAGGCTTTAATCCCACAGTGGGTAAAAAGTATGATTAGACCGTAG
- a CDS encoding TolC family protein has product MRRIILLRSFIIAYMLCLVSSTVVAQHLHRLQLDSCVEMAKRNFPLIKQLGLLQQSKDFSIDNANKAYLPQFSINGSATYQSDVTKVPIAIPSVSIPSLSKDQYKAYAEVNQALTDMFFVKDQHKLIEATNKVESQKIEVELYKLRERITQLFFGSLLVDAQIKQTSLMRADIENGIQQVESAVRNGISTRSNLSKLQAELLKAEQRETEQRAAKKAYIQMLGYFIGKPLSADVQLIAPSGAVEDNGINRPELALFQDQDDAITIQNQLLYNRNLPRFSAFVQGGVGRPGLNMLNPDMQGYYIAGLRLNWNLSSLYTYRNDKKNIDISRQLLEKQKETFLFNIDLTLLQQKEETNKYQKLIDTDNEIVQLREQVKKATAAQLKNGVASTYDYMTAVTEEDQARQNMVLHQIQLRLSQYNQKISTGN; this is encoded by the coding sequence ATGAGACGAATAATATTATTAAGATCATTTATCATCGCTTACATGCTGTGCCTCGTGTCATCAACAGTCGTTGCACAACATTTGCACCGTCTACAGCTAGACTCGTGCGTTGAAATGGCCAAGCGAAATTTCCCGCTGATAAAACAGTTAGGGCTGTTGCAGCAATCAAAAGATTTTTCAATTGACAATGCCAATAAGGCATACCTCCCCCAATTCTCCATCAATGGTTCGGCTACTTATCAGTCGGATGTAACCAAGGTACCTATTGCTATCCCATCGGTCAGTATTCCTAGTCTCTCTAAGGATCAATACAAAGCGTACGCTGAAGTGAATCAAGCTTTAACAGATATGTTCTTCGTCAAGGATCAGCATAAGTTGATAGAAGCAACTAATAAGGTCGAATCACAGAAGATTGAAGTGGAACTTTACAAACTCCGCGAACGGATCACACAGCTATTCTTTGGTAGTCTATTGGTTGATGCTCAAATAAAACAGACGAGCCTGATGAGGGCTGATATAGAAAATGGCATTCAACAAGTAGAATCGGCGGTAAGAAATGGCATTTCAACACGAAGCAACCTTAGTAAATTACAGGCCGAACTCCTCAAGGCAGAACAACGAGAAACCGAGCAACGAGCAGCTAAAAAAGCTTATATACAGATGCTGGGTTACTTTATTGGAAAGCCTTTATCAGCAGACGTCCAACTTATCGCTCCATCGGGAGCTGTAGAAGATAACGGTATCAATCGCCCTGAATTAGCATTATTTCAGGATCAGGATGACGCCATTACAATTCAAAATCAGTTACTATACAACAGAAACTTACCCCGGTTCAGTGCATTTGTACAGGGCGGCGTAGGTAGACCCGGTCTAAATATGCTTAACCCTGATATGCAGGGATATTACATAGCAGGCTTACGCCTAAATTGGAACCTATCTAGCTTGTACACCTATAGGAACGATAAAAAGAATATTGACATCAGTAGGCAGCTGTTGGAAAAACAAAAAGAGACTTTTCTCTTCAATATCGACCTAACACTATTGCAGCAAAAAGAAGAAACGAATAAATATCAGAAGCTTATCGATACGGACAATGAGATTGTTCAACTACGCGAGCAGGTCAAGAAAGCAACTGCTGCTCAATTGAAGAATGGCGTAGCAAGTACCTATGACTACATGACGGCAGTGACCGAAGAAGATCAAGCGCGTCAAAACATGGTACTGCATCAGATACAGCTCCGATTATCTCAATACAATCAAAAAATTAGCACAGGCAATTAA
- a CDS encoding ABC transporter ATP-binding protein — MEKVISTNKLTKRFGDFIATNAITFDVYKGEIFGFLGANGAGKTTAMKMLCGLSIPSSGEANIAGFDIYKETERIKQRIGYMSQKFSLYEDLTVVENIEFFAGIYGLSNKVIKERGTQLISNLGLNDVTKKLVGTLPLGWKQKLAFSVATIHNPEIVFLDEPTGGVDPVTRRQFWDLIYDASDRGITVFVTTHYMDEAEYCHRVSIMVDGVIKALDSPDNLKKSFHVSSMEEVFFELARGAQRKGD; from the coding sequence ATGGAAAAGGTAATAAGCACCAATAAGCTAACAAAACGATTTGGCGATTTTATTGCCACGAATGCAATAACCTTTGATGTTTACAAAGGAGAGATATTCGGCTTCTTGGGTGCCAATGGCGCTGGTAAAACTACTGCTATGAAGATGCTTTGCGGACTTTCTATCCCATCCTCGGGAGAGGCTAATATTGCTGGTTTTGATATTTACAAGGAAACTGAACGTATTAAACAGCGCATCGGATATATGAGTCAGAAGTTCTCGTTATATGAAGACCTGACAGTCGTGGAGAATATTGAGTTCTTTGCTGGAATCTATGGTTTATCGAACAAAGTAATCAAGGAACGCGGTACGCAGTTGATCAGCAACTTAGGATTGAATGATGTAACCAAAAAGCTCGTTGGCACACTCCCATTGGGCTGGAAGCAAAAGCTAGCCTTCTCTGTGGCGACGATCCATAACCCCGAAATTGTATTCTTAGACGAACCTACAGGCGGTGTTGATCCGGTTACTAGACGACAGTTTTGGGATCTTATCTATGACGCTTCCGACCGCGGCATCACCGTCTTTGTGACGACGCATTACATGGATGAAGCGGAGTATTGCCACCGCGTGTCCATTATGGTCGACGGTGTCATCAAGGCTTTAGACAGCCCTGACAACCTTAAAAAGAGTTTCCACGTCAGTTCAATGGAGGAAGTTTTCTTCGAGCTAGCTCGCGGAGCACAACGTAAAGGAGATTGA
- a CDS encoding HlyD family secretion protein, with product MKSTHTQLVISCLIGFLLLSSCQNKDPEFDATGTFEAVETIISAEASGTLKEFDLQEGQQLAAGQHVGYIDTVQLFLKKRQLETQAKAVLGKKPSVNTQLAALQSQLYTAQRERGRIQNLLKDDAVPAKQLDDINAQIDLISKQIAAQRSTLDLSVSSIDKDVQPIEVQMLQIEDQLQKSKIINPMAGTVLTKYAEVNEMASVGKPLYKIADLSNLILRVYISGDQLPLIKLNQQVKVFTDDGNGGFKETQGTITWINDKAEFTPKTIQTKNERANQVYAVKILVKNDGSYKIGMYGEIKLN from the coding sequence ATGAAAAGTACACATACTCAACTAGTGATCAGCTGCTTAATCGGCTTCCTGCTGTTATCATCCTGCCAAAACAAAGATCCGGAATTTGATGCCACTGGAACATTTGAAGCTGTTGAAACGATTATTTCCGCTGAAGCCAGCGGAACACTAAAAGAATTTGACCTACAAGAAGGCCAACAATTGGCGGCCGGACAACACGTAGGCTATATTGACACTGTTCAATTGTTTTTAAAGAAAAGGCAATTGGAAACTCAGGCTAAGGCAGTATTAGGGAAGAAACCCAGCGTGAATACACAGCTAGCCGCCCTACAATCTCAGCTCTATACCGCCCAACGCGAGCGAGGCAGGATTCAAAATCTGTTGAAAGATGATGCCGTTCCGGCAAAGCAATTGGACGATATCAATGCGCAGATCGATCTAATCAGCAAGCAGATTGCCGCTCAGCGATCTACATTGGACCTCTCGGTTTCTAGTATCGATAAAGACGTTCAGCCAATTGAAGTACAGATGCTTCAGATTGAAGATCAGCTTCAGAAAAGTAAGATTATTAATCCAATGGCAGGTACCGTATTAACGAAATACGCTGAAGTAAATGAGATGGCAAGCGTTGGCAAACCACTATACAAAATAGCGGACCTCTCTAACCTCATTCTACGTGTGTACATCAGCGGGGATCAACTTCCTTTAATTAAACTCAATCAGCAGGTTAAGGTATTTACGGATGATGGCAATGGCGGTTTCAAGGAAACACAAGGAACTATTACTTGGATAAACGACAAAGCGGAGTTTACACCGAAGACTATACAAACCAAAAACGAGCGGGCTAATCAGGTTTATGCTGTCAAGATTCTAGTAAAGAACGATGGTAGCTACAAGATCGGGATGTACGGTGAAATAAAGCTGAACTAA
- a CDS encoding ABC transporter permease → MRTLLFLLKKEFKQIFRNKALLPLIFIAPLIQLLILPLAADYEVKNINISFVDHDHSTMSQQLYHKIISSGYFRGVGYGSSYKDALKQIEADQADLIIEIPIGFERNLIRENRQDLFVAINAINGVKAGLGGSYIGQIITDFNQEIRFKWLTSVEQITPGQIEIGSSFWYNPNLNYNMFMVPAILVILVTMICAYMCSLNIVKEKEVGTIEQINATPIKKYQFILGKLIPFWFIGLFIFSVGLFVIARFVYGIVPIGSLLLLYLFLAIYLIALLGMGLLISTMANTQQQAMSVAFFFIMIFMLMSGLFTPIDSMPDWAKLIAYCSPVTYFIDVTRMLVLKGSGMMDIRWHFVIIIIFAIVLNAWALIKYKKTS, encoded by the coding sequence ATGAGAACCTTACTATTTTTACTCAAGAAGGAGTTTAAGCAAATCTTTAGGAATAAGGCTTTGTTGCCATTAATATTCATTGCGCCCCTTATTCAGCTTCTGATATTGCCACTGGCTGCAGATTATGAGGTAAAGAATATCAATATCAGTTTCGTCGATCATGATCACTCGACGATGTCGCAACAGCTGTATCATAAAATCATTTCATCCGGATACTTTCGAGGGGTTGGTTATGGTAGTTCTTACAAAGATGCATTGAAACAGATAGAAGCTGATCAAGCCGACCTGATCATAGAAATACCGATCGGTTTTGAACGAAATCTAATCCGAGAAAACAGACAAGATCTTTTTGTAGCGATCAATGCAATCAATGGCGTGAAAGCAGGCTTAGGTGGTTCCTATATCGGACAGATCATAACTGATTTTAATCAAGAAATACGATTTAAATGGTTAACATCTGTAGAACAGATCACTCCCGGACAGATAGAGATCGGCAGCTCCTTTTGGTACAACCCAAACCTGAACTACAACATGTTCATGGTTCCTGCCATTTTAGTTATCCTGGTCACGATGATTTGCGCCTATATGTGCTCTTTAAATATTGTAAAAGAAAAAGAGGTTGGAACCATAGAACAAATAAACGCAACACCCATTAAAAAATATCAGTTCATCTTAGGCAAGTTAATTCCCTTCTGGTTTATAGGACTGTTTATTTTTAGCGTCGGACTTTTCGTCATAGCACGCTTTGTTTATGGCATTGTACCTATCGGCAGTTTACTGCTGCTATATTTATTCTTAGCAATCTATCTTATTGCCTTGCTTGGAATGGGGCTTCTGATATCCACCATGGCGAATACACAGCAGCAAGCCATGTCGGTCGCCTTCTTCTTTATCATGATTTTTATGCTGATGAGCGGTCTCTTCACGCCAATTGACAGTATGCCTGATTGGGCGAAACTGATCGCCTACTGCAGTCCTGTCACCTATTTCATTGACGTGACAAGGATGTTAGTATTAAAGGGAAGTGGAATGATGGATATACGATGGCATTTTGTCATTATCATTATTTTCGCCATCGTTTTAAACGCGTGGGCCTTGATAAAGTACAAGAAGACTAGCTAA